DNA from Methanococcus voltae:
AGTATATTGACCAGATAAGAAAAGTATTCGATTTTCACGGACATATATCAACTGGTGCATTTATCGGTCTTCAAATGTACAGAATCGCTAAAAGAGAATTGAACATTGAAGATGGAGAAGCAATATACATAACGTGTGAGTGTAAAAACTGTATGCCTGACCCATTCCAAATTTTAGGCGGTTCTACCATAGGTAATAACAAGCTAAAAATAAATGATATCGGCAAAATGGCTGCCACATTTAACAGATTTGGGGTAGTTGGCGACAATATTAAAGGTTTAAGAATAATATTAGACGCTAACAAAATGCAAGATTACCCTAAAATATACAATTGGTATATGAACATTGAAAAAGTTCCTCATACTGAAGCTATTTTCGATTTAATTAAAGCGGGAGATTCTGTTTATTCTTGGGAGTATGTAGACGTTGAAGTACCTCCAAAAAATAAAAAAGATGTAAAACTCTGCGAAATATGTAATGAATCGTTTATTAGTAAAGATGGGAGTCCAATCTGCGAAACGTGTGCTAAAAACAAAAAATAAGAATATTAATTTAATAAAATTCTAATAAAATTCTAATATATTGATATAAATTGATAATATATACATAATAAATACGGAATAAATACGGAATAAATTTATAACCCTAATAATTCAATGATATCTAAAATTCAATTTAGATGGTGGTATAATGACCAAAATGATTATTAAAGGAGGTCATGTTTACGACCCACTTAATGGTGTGGACGGAGAGGTAATGGACATCTACATCAAAGATGGCAAGATTGTCGAAAGCCTTTCGAGTGACGAAATAAAGGAAGCAAAAATATTAGACGCAAAAAATAAAGTTGTAATGGCCGGTGGTGTTGATGCACACACGCACATTGCAGGACCTAAAGTAACCATCGGTAGAGTAATGTTCCCAGAAGACCACTACAAGTGTGTAAGGGAAAAAACATACAACACACACTGTGGAACTGGTGAAATAGTACCTTCTACATACATGCAAGGTTATAAATACGCAACAATGGGTTATACAACTACCTTTGAGGCAGCTGTTCCTCCTATGATTGCAAGACACACACACGAAGAGTTAAAAGCACTCCCTATTCTCGATAAAGCCGGATACTTACTTTTAGGTAATAACTGGTTTGTTATGAAATACTTGAGAGAAGGAGACATCGAAAAAGCTGCGGCATATGTTGCTTGGGCTTTAGATGCTACAAAAACCTACGGTATTAAGTGTGTTAACCCAGCTGGTGTTGAAAACTGGGCTTGGGGTAAAAACGTAAACTCTTTAGATGAGAAAAACATCCACTTTGACGTTTCAGCAAGACAAATTGTTGACGGATTGGCTCAAATTAACGAAATGTTAGGTCTTCCAATGTCAATTCACTTGCACGCTAACAACCTTGGACACCCTGGAAACTGGGAAATTACTAAGGATACAATGGATGTAACTAAAAACATTAAAGTTAACGTAAAAGACAACATCTACAACGAAGTTAAAACAAAATTCGACAGTAGAAGAAAACAATCTGTTTATATGACTCACGTTCAGTTCCACTCATTCGGTGGTACAAGCTGGAAAGACTTTGAATCAAAAGCAGACGACGTTTCAAAACACGTTAACAAATCAGACCACGTTGTAATTGATAGTGGTTGTGTTCCATTCGGTAAAGCTATTTGTATGACTGGAGACGGTCCAGGTTTATACGATATCGCTACAATGAACGGTCAAAAATGGACAAACTGTGATGTTGAGTTAGAATGTGGTTCAGGTATTGTTCCTTTCAACTACAGTATTAAAAACAAAGTACACAGTGTCCAGTGGGCAATAGGTCTTGAATTGTTGTTATTAGTTGACCCAGCTAAAGCAATTTTAACAACCGACAACCCTAACGCAGGACCATTCACAAAATACCCAAAAATCATGAGATGGTTGCTCTCTAACAAAGCAAGACAAGATACTATGAAAGAATGCCACAAATGGGCAGCTGAAAGAAGTACTCTTGAAAGCATCGATAAAGAGTTAAACCTCTACGAATTAGCACAGATTACAAGGTCAACCCCTGCAATCGCTATTGGTATGGGATACAGAAAAGGTCATTTAGGAGCAGGTGCTGACGCAGATGTTACAATCTACGATATTACACCAGATTACAACTCTAACGACTATGAAATGCTCGAAAGAGTATTTACAACAACCGCATACACCATTAAAGATGGTCAAATTGTTTCAAAAGGAAACGAAATTGTTGAAACACCAAGCGGTAGGTCATTCTTCGCTAACGTAGCAATGAAAGACGAAATCCAAAAACCAGTTATGGACGACGTTAAGGACTTCTTTAAATACTATACTGTTGGATTTAACAACTATTCAACTCCTGAAGAGTATTTAACAAGACCTACGCCTATGGATATCGATTTAAAATAAATTAATTTAATTACTTATTCGTATATTAAAAATTATGATATTATATTTAAAAATATTATGATTATATTGTCAAATACGAGTATGATTTAATAAAATTCAATAAATTATAAAATAATAAATAAATTACTTAATTTGCATTTATTGCATGGTAATTGCAAGTACGGTGAAACAATGGGAGAAATTATATTAACTCCAAAATATGATGATAGATTTCCTGTTGAATGTGATATGATTACCCCTGATAACTTCTTTGGAAAATCAAATGAAGAAATCCAAGCTGTAAAACTCTGGAAGAGTTCTGTACAATACCCATTGTCAGAATTCTTCGATGTAAAGGGCGATGGTCAAGGAACAGAATCAGCAGCAGACATTCACATCATAATTGATGGAACAGTACCAAAAATGAAATTAATCGGTTATTCAATGACCACCGGTAAAATTACAGTTAATGGAGATGTGAACTACCACGTTGGCTGTGAAATGAAGGGTGGAGAAATTGAAGTAAACGGTAATGCTGGCTCATGGGCTGGTAGAGAAATGGAAGGCGGAACCATTATAATCCACGGTAATGCTGGCGACCACATCGGCGGTAGCTACAGGGGTAAATGGGAAGGTATGCTTGGCGGTAGAATCGTTATCGACGGTAATGCAGGTAGCAGTGTCGGTGATGGTTTAGTTAAAGGTACCATCATTGTAAAAGGAAATGTTGAAGCTTTCTGTGGTATTAGACAAAGCGGTGGTTTAATATACGTCGGTGGAGATGTTTTAAGAACTATCGGTGTAGAAATGAAAAAAGGTACCATCATTGTAGAAGGTAATATTAAAAACTTCTCACCAGGATTCTTCGAACAAACTTTATTAAAAAGCAACGAAGTTCCAAGTGAATTATACGATGAAATCTTGCCTTATGGAGCTAATTTATACTCAAAAAGCTACATAGAATACAAAGGAGACCACGCATTCTTTAATAAACCTAAAGGAAAAATGTATGTTTCTGCAAATAACAACGAGTACTTATTAAGCTGTGAAGGTTCAACCGACAGACCTATCGAGTTTAAAGGTGAAGCTTTAAAAGTTATCTTGAACACAGGAAGTACAATTGAACAAGGTAGAATTATTAAAGGTGGGGACAAATACAGCCCAGAATATAAAGATGTATGTGCTGTATGCCATATTCACCCAGATGATTACCAATTGTTGGGCAAACCAGAAAAAGTTAAAGTTTCAAGCCCTGATGGAAATAGAAGCGTTGTAGTAAGAGCAGAAATGAAAGATAACGTTCAAAGAAGAAATATCTTCATACCAAGAAGTGTTTGGGCGAACGTTATCGTTGATGCTCAATCTGTTAACTCAGGAGCTCCAATCTACAAAGGTGGCGAAGCTTACGTACAACCTACAGATG
Protein-coding regions in this window:
- a CDS encoding FmdE family protein; the protein is MSKNAKAVKIEDLDEMKIVLENIDDDEYIDQIRKVFDFHGHISTGAFIGLQMYRIAKRELNIEDGEAIYITCECKNCMPDPFQILGGSTIGNNKLKINDIGKMAATFNRFGVVGDNIKGLRIILDANKMQDYPKIYNWYMNIEKVPHTEAIFDLIKAGDSVYSWEYVDVEVPPKNKKDVKLCEICNESFISKDGSPICETCAKNKK
- a CDS encoding formylmethanofuran dehydrogenase subunit A encodes the protein MTKMIIKGGHVYDPLNGVDGEVMDIYIKDGKIVESLSSDEIKEAKILDAKNKVVMAGGVDAHTHIAGPKVTIGRVMFPEDHYKCVREKTYNTHCGTGEIVPSTYMQGYKYATMGYTTTFEAAVPPMIARHTHEELKALPILDKAGYLLLGNNWFVMKYLREGDIEKAAAYVAWALDATKTYGIKCVNPAGVENWAWGKNVNSLDEKNIHFDVSARQIVDGLAQINEMLGLPMSIHLHANNLGHPGNWEITKDTMDVTKNIKVNVKDNIYNEVKTKFDSRRKQSVYMTHVQFHSFGGTSWKDFESKADDVSKHVNKSDHVVIDSGCVPFGKAICMTGDGPGLYDIATMNGQKWTNCDVELECGSGIVPFNYSIKNKVHSVQWAIGLELLLLVDPAKAILTTDNPNAGPFTKYPKIMRWLLSNKARQDTMKECHKWAAERSTLESIDKELNLYELAQITRSTPAIAIGMGYRKGHLGAGADADVTIYDITPDYNSNDYEMLERVFTTTAYTIKDGQIVSKGNEIVETPSGRSFFANVAMKDEIQKPVMDDVKDFFKYYTVGFNNYSTPEEYLTRPTPMDIDLK
- a CDS encoding formylmethanofuran dehydrogenase subunit C, producing MGEIILTPKYDDRFPVECDMITPDNFFGKSNEEIQAVKLWKSSVQYPLSEFFDVKGDGQGTESAADIHIIIDGTVPKMKLIGYSMTTGKITVNGDVNYHVGCEMKGGEIEVNGNAGSWAGREMEGGTIIIHGNAGDHIGGSYRGKWEGMLGGRIVIDGNAGSSVGDGLVKGTIIVKGNVEAFCGIRQSGGLIYVGGDVLRTIGVEMKKGTIIVEGNIKNFSPGFFEQTLLKSNEVPSELYDEILPYGANLYSKSYIEYKGDHAFFNKPKGKMYVSANNNEYLLSCEGSTDRPIEFKGEALKVILNTGSTIEQGRIIKGGDKYSPEYKDVCAVCHIHPDDYQLLGKPEKVKVSSPDGNRSVVVRAEMKDNVQRRNIFIPRSVWANVIVDAQSVNSGAPIYKGGEAYVQPTDDEILEAPYIIEQQYK